A genomic window from Gracilinanus agilis isolate LMUSP501 chromosome X, AgileGrace, whole genome shotgun sequence includes:
- the LOC123253410 gene encoding potassium voltage-gated channel subfamily C member 1-like, which yields MEGSGERLVLNVGGVRYETYHSTLRAFPGTRLYQLTEPPMGGPLAREVFFDRSPHLFGYVLGYYRTRQLHCPPDICRAVLEEELAFWGLADAPLAPCCWLKLSGGDGRAEDFHAWEESELSEEQGLLGPIESPNSTRAQGTWKPWLWTLLNQPCSSLAGKCAALLSMLFLLGVLVIFFQETSVQLEYFTSNFRPLEPWDGEKDGLPPPQAPTPGLVYQRAPHLLYLELLCVLWFGAELLARSISCPNKVKFLRSPMTLVDLASLFPVLVELAVGRRAERHPRLCLVLGALRVLYILKLGRLLGLVEKPLALRVLAHTLRSSWREAGLLLLLWAGEILLFGSLFLYGELLGTGHGQGQSEVHFADILTCFWWTVITLTTVGYGDIYPMSALGQVTAAITAMAGMLTSVLLVPILLVRFQRCYAVALARQKLRPSGTL from the exons ATGGAGGGCTCAGGCGAGAGGCTGGTCCTCAACGTGGGAGGTGTGCGCTATGAGACGTACCACAGCACCCTTCGGGCCTTCCCTGGCACCCGGCTCTATCAGCTGACCGAGCCGCCCATGGGTGGCCCCCTGGCCCGAGAGGTCTTCTTCGACCGCAGCCCCCACCTCTTTGGCTACGTACTGGGCTACTACCGAACGCGCCAGCTGCACTGCCCCCCAGACATATGCCGGGCAGTGCTGGAGGAAGAGCTAGCCTTCTGGGGGCTAGCCGATGCCCCCCTGGCCCCCTGCTGCTGGCTGAAGCTCAGTGGTGGTGATGGACGGGCAGAGGACTTCCATGCCTGGGAGGAGAGTGAGCTGAGTGAGGAACAAGGCCTGCTGGGACCCATCGAGAGCCCCAACTCCACCAGGGCCCAGGGGACCTGGAAACCGTGGCTGTGGACTCTGCTTAACCAGCCCTGCTCCTCCCTAGCGGGCAAG TGTGCTGCCCTGCTGTCTATGCTCTTCCTCCTGGGTGTCCTGGTCATCTTCTTCCAAGAAACCTCGGTGCAGCTGGAGTACTTTACGTCCAACTTCCGGCCCCTGGAGCCCTGGGATGGTGAGAAAGACGGCCTGCCCCCGCCTCAGGCCCCTACCCCGGGCCTGGTGTACCAGCGGGCCCCCCACCTCCTCTACCTAGAACTGCTGTGCGTGCTGTGGTTCGGAGCCGAGCTGCTGGCTCGAAGCATCTCCTGTCCCAACAAGGTCAAATTCCTGCGCAGCCCGATGACCCTGGTCGACCTGGCATCCCTCTTTCCCGTGCTGGTCGAGCTGGCCGTGGGCCGGCGAGCCGAGCGCCACCCCCGCCTCTGCCTGGTGCTGGGAGCCCTGCGGGTGCTCTACATACTTAAGCTGGGCCGCCTCCTGGGGCTGGTGGAGAAGCCGCTAGCCCTGCGGGTGCTGGCTCACACGCTGCGCTCGTCCTGGCGCGAGGCGGGCCTCCTGCTCCTGCTCTGGGCTGGAGAGATCTTACTGTTTGGCTCTCTCTTCCTCTACGGGGAGCTGCTGGGCACCGGCCATGGCCAGGGCCAGAGTGAGGTGCACTTTGCTGACATCCTCACCTGCTTCTGGTGGACGGTGATCACCCTCACCACCGTGGGCTACGGGGACATCTACCCCATGTCCGCCTTGGGCCAGGTCACGGCCGCCATCACAGCGATGGCGGGCATGCTGACCAGCGTCCTTCTGGTGCCCATCCTCCTGGTCCGCTTTCAGAGATGCTACGCTGTTGCCCTGGCCCGTCAGAAGCTGAGGCCCAGCGGGACCCTGTGA